In the genome of Planctomyces sp. SH-PL62, the window ACTGATCGAGGTGCTGAAGGATCTCCCGCCGGAAGCCGGCACGGGGATCAGCACAGAGCCTAAGCTCGCCGTTCAGATGGCTGACGCGCTGCTCGCCGAGATGGCGACCGACCCGCTCATGAGGACGGGGGGGACCCCGTTCGACCCCGCCCTGCTGTTCGGCCCGACGAGCCCGGACGCCCCCGCGCGGGTCTCGGTCGTCAGCCTGATCGGCCTGGCGACCCTGGAGTCGCAGCGACGGTTCCTCAACCAACTGGCGATGACCCTCTTCGCCTGGATCAAGCGGAATCCCGACCCCGGCGGCCGTCCGCTCCGGGGCTTGCTCGTCATCGACGAGGCCAAGGACTTCATCCCGTCCGGCCGCAGCTCCTCCTGCGGCGAGAGCCTGCTCCGCCTGGGCGCCCAGGCGCGGAAGTACCACCTCGGCCTGGTCTTCGCCACCCAAAACCCGAAGGACGTGAACCCCAAGCTGGTCGGCAACTGCTCGACCCACGTCTACGGCAAGCTGAACGCCAACGCGTCCGTCGAGGCCGTCCGCGACATGATCCGCATGAAGGGGGGCCAGGGCGACGACGTGGCGAACCTCCCCGCCGGCCGGTTCTACGTCCACAACGCCGACGTCGACCTTCGCGCCCCGCTCAAGATCCAGGCCCCCTACTCCCTCTCCCGACACCCGGCCAACCCGCTGGAGGAAGCGGCGATCGTCGCCAAGGCCAGGGCCTCGCGAACCCCCTGAGATCCATGCCCGGCGCCATGTCCGATCGTCCCGATTGATGGGGCGAGGGGTTCTTGGAATTTCTCAAGTCCGGGCTTCATTCCGCCGATCCAGGTTGGACAGGTTCGGGTGCGATTACGCCGAAGGAATCGGCTGTAGGACCGTGGGTGCGGTTCCTGGGGATTCGTCCCGAGCACGTCCGGAGCCCGGAGGGCGAGGAAAGTCATGTCGCACGAGGAACTTGCGGGCGACCAGACCCGCAACGCCAAGCGTCGCAAGGTCGAATTCCGGACCACGCTCGAGGACCTGGAAGGGCGGCTGCTGCTGTCGGCCGTCCGTCAGGTCCGGCCCCGACAGGCCGCGGCGCTGATCCGGCATCAACCCCAGGGAAACGCCGCCCGGCTCAGGGCCCAGGTCCAGCCGAGGAACCTGGCCGCCGCCCGCGCCCAGCTCCCCAACCGGTTCGCCGGCATGAACGCCCTCCGCATGCGGAACCCGGCCTTCCGAATCAACATCTCGCCGACGATCAACGTCTCGCCCACCATCAACGTCGGCGGGCCGACCGCCAACCCCGTCGTCAACACGACCGCCAACCCCGTCGTGCATTACCCGACCACGCCGACCCCGACCCCGACCCCGACCACCCCGCCGGCCGGACAGGTCGCCCCGACGCCGACCCCGACACCCACGCCCACGCCGACCCCGACTCCGACGCCCACCCCGGCGAAGCCCACGCCGAACCGGCCCGGCAACATCGGCTCGTGGACCGACGTCACCAGGCCCGGAGGCCAGACGCCCAAGCCGGCCCCCACTCCGACCCCGACGCCCACCCCGACCCCGACGCCCAAGCCGACGCCCACTCCGACCCCGACCCCCACTCCGACCCCGACGCCCAAGCCGACGCCCACTCCGACCCCGACCCCCACTCCGACCCCGACGCCCACGCCGACCCCCACCACCCCGTCGAAGCCCGCGCCGACGTTCCCGGACGGGACGATCCTGCGGAACGAGCAGACGGGCGAGCTGGGGTATTACAGCAAGGGGGCCAGGCGGCTGATCTCGCCGCCGGTCGCGGCCAAGATGGGCCTGACGACCGAGCAGACCAAGGCGGTGACGGCCGAGGACTTCAAGGCGGTGCCGAAGGGGCCCGACTACTTCCCGGACGGCATGTTCGTCCGCAATGAGCAGTCGGGCGAGATCAGCCGGTACGCCGACGGCGCCTTCCACGTCGTCTCGACGCCGATCTCGACCTTCCTGGGGATCGGCGTGGAGGACGTCGCCACCATCAGCTCCGCGCAGTACGGCGGGGTGCCCAAGGGGAGCGACTACTTCCCCGAGAACACCCTGATCCAGAACCAGCAGACCGGCGAAGTGGACCTCTATCGGGGAGGCGAGCGGCACTGGATCTCGGTGCCGGTGTCGACCCGGATGAACCTCCAGGCGAGCCAGATCGTGGTCATCAGCCCGACCCAGTTCAACGCCGTCCCGCAGGGCAAGGACTACTTCCCGGACGGGGTCTACCTCCAGAACCAGGAGACCGGCGAGATCGCCCGGTACGCCGACGGCAAGCGGAACGTCGTCACGTCCCCCATCGCGTCGCGGCTCGGCCTGACGGCCGGCGACCTGATCGCGGTGTCGGCCGGGCAGTACAACGCCGTCGCCAAGGGGGCGGACTACTTCATCGAGGGCATGTTCCTGAAGAACAACCAGACCGGCGAGCTGGCCAACTTCGCCGGCGGCCAGCGCCACTGGGTGTCGGCGCCCGTCGCCGCCCAGATCAACCTGACCGAGGCGATGATCACCACGATCGGCGCCGACCAGTTCAACGCCGTCCCCCGCGGCGGCGACTACACGCCCCCGCCGCCGGTCGCCCTCGACCCGGTGCTCTCCGCCCAGGCCTGACCCGAAGCCGAAGGACCCGCGATCCCACGACGGCCGTCCCGACCCCGGGGCGGCCGTCGCCGTTGGGAGGGCGAGTCGGAGTCGTCGCGGCATCCCGGAAGGAGCCGCCGCCTCTTAATATTAATAGTAGGAAGCCGCCCTTCGAGGCTTGAACGGGGGTTCGCGGAGCACGCTCGAATCGGTCCCGCCGCAAGGGACGCGGGATGAGGACGCTCCTCGCTTAACACCACCTCAAGGGGGTGGGGAGACGGCGATCGGGGTGCCACGGATTCGCGGAACCCGTGGCACCCGAGAGTCTTCCGCCGGAATTCGGTGGGGTTCGGTGAGGAGTCTCGGGATGAGGCGAGGCCGCGTCTCCGACCTTTCGCCGGCTCGCGTGTGGCGACCGCGAAACGCGACCCCCGGGCGCATTGCCGCGAGCCGCGGGCGGACTTAGGATAAAGAGGGATGACGCGTGATCAGGCGAAAATCGCCGGGTTCTCCGTCACGAATCGCTCGATTGGCCGAATCATGTCGTGGCGGCTGCATGCGCCCCGACGAAGGCGGCGGCGGTCGACGGGACGGGCGTTACTCAAATCCCCCAGCCTATTTATCCACCCGGTCGGTCGTCGCGGTTCTGGCCAGCGGAGCGTGCGGGCATGTTCGACAAGGTCCGGGACATCCTGGCGAGCTGGACGGCACGGGCCGGGGTCCCTTCGTCGGGGAGGCCGGCGAGGTCGCTGACGGCCGGGCTGGTCAGCCTGTCGATCCACGCGCTGGTCCTGGTGAGCCTGGCCTTCGCCGGCCATCACGTCGAGCAATCGGCCTCGACCGGGTTCACGTCGGAGGTCGTCGACGCCCCCCTGCGCGGGCTCGATCCGCTGACGACCGACTCGACGCTCCAGGACCTGGACCAGGGCGAGGACGAGCCGGTGATGGAGGCCTCGGGGTCGTTCGCCCCGATCCTGGCGGCGCGCAACACGGCCGCGCCGGCCTCGGCGGGCCCGTCGCCGAGCCTGGTCGACGACGCCCTGGCGATGGACTTCGGCCGTCGCGACGTCGAGCGCGTGATCGACGCGATCGCCCCCACGGCGACGACCCTGGGCGAGTCGTTCGCGATCGAGGGGGACGGCGCCGAGCACGTCGAGGGGGTCGAGGGGGCGGTCGACCGGGTGGCCATGGAGGTCCTCCGCCGGCTGGAGCGGGGCCGGACGCTCGTGGTCTGGGCGTTCGACGCCTCGCGCAGCCTGGAGGCCGAGCGCAAGCGGCTGAGCAAGCACATCGAGACCATCTACGGCCACATCGCCCAGCTCGACCAGGATCGGCTGTCGGCCGACGGCGGGCTCCTCTCGGCGGTCGTCGCCTTCGGCCAGTCTCGCAAGGCCATGACCCCCAAGCCGACCGACGAGGTCGTCGCGATCCGCCAGGCCATCGAGGCGATCCCGGCCGACGATTCCGGGATCGAGTCGACCTTCGGGACCGTCGCCGGGATCGTCGACAAGTACGGCAAGTTCCAAAGCCCCGACGGCGAGGACTACCGCCTGATGGTCATCGTCGTGACCGACGAGGTCGGCGACGATCAAGACCGGCTCGAATCGACGATCGAGGCCGCCCGCAAGCGCGAGGTCCCGATCTACGTCCTGGGCTCGCAGGCCCTCTTCGGCCGCTCCGACCGCAGGATGGACTACTACGACCCCCGCACCAAGTTCCTGCACAAGGACCTGAAGGTCGACGCCGGCCCCGAGAGCGCCATGATCGAGCAGATCCGCCTGCCGTTCTGGTACGGCGGCCCCCAGTACGACGAGCTGGAGTCCGGCTTCGGCCCCTACGCCCTCAGCCGCCTCGCCAGCGCCACCGGGGGGATCTACTTCGTCTCCCGGCTCGACGGGGCCCGGATGGGCTTCGACGCCTCCCTCATGAAGGAATACCGCCCGGACTGGGTCCCCCGCCGCCAGTACGAGGCCGAGATCGCCCGGTCCCCGTTGCGGCAGGCCGTCGTGAACGCCTCGCTCATCACCCAGCAGAACCTGCCGGGGATGCCCACCTTGCAGTTCCCCTCGATGGACGCCCCCGAGTTCAAGGACGTCCTCCAGAACAATCAGGTCGTCGCCGAGCGGACCGCCTACACCGTCGACGAGGCCCTGGCCCCCGTCACCGCCGCCGCCAAGCGTCGCGATCGCGAGACCTCCCGACGCTGGCAGGCCCACTACGACCTGATCCGCGGCCGGCTCCTCGCCATGAAGGTCCGCTGCTACGAATACAACTGGGCCTGCGCCCGGCTCGTCAAGGACCCCCCCCGGTTCCAGGACCCCAAGTCCAACGCCTGGCGGCTCGTCCCCGACGCCGAGATCCGCTACAGCGACAAGGCCGCCGCCGCCGGCAAGGAGGCCGAAGCCCTCCTGAAGCGGGTCGTCGACGAACACCCCAACACCCCCTGGGCCCTCCTGGCCGACCGCGAGCTGAAGAACCCCCTCGGCTTCAAATGGGTCGAAGCCTACGTCCCGCCGCCCCCCCCTCCCGGCGACGACTCCGCCGCCCCCCGCCGCAAGATGAGGGCCATGCCCGAAGCCAAGCCCCCCGAGCCTCCCAAGCTCTGACCCGCCGGAGCGGCCATCGCGGAGCCGAGATCCGGCGCGGCGATCGAACCGTGGAGGATCAAGTCGCGCCCCCTGCCCCGGGAGGTCGACGGGCGGCCGTTCGGCTGCGACGACGCTGCGGGACGGGCTCTCCGCACGAAGCGGATGAGTTTGACCTGTTTGGTTTTGAGTCCGGTCCGATCGGCCAATATTCGGCCCCGGCGGGCGAATACACGGTCGCATGAGACCGAGTCGAATCGAGCAGGGAGCGGGAGGCGTCATGTACCAGGTATTCCTCATCTGTCTGACGTTCGGCGGTACGATCCTCCTCCTGCGCCTCGCTCTGTCGTTGCTGGGGCTGGGGTTCGATGGCCTGGGCGGCGGCGACGGGGACTTCGGGGACGCCGACGCCGACGTGGGGACGGACGACGGTTCCGCCGACGAGGGTCACGGGCATCATTCCTCGCTGGGGAGGTTGTTCACCTTTCAGGCGATCGTCTCGTTCCTCGCCTTTTTCGGGGTCGGCGGCCTGGCGGCGCTGGAGTTCCATCTGCATCCGGCGGTCGCGTCGTCGGTCGGCGTGGCGACCGGCCTCGTCGCGGTCTTCCTGCTGGGGGCCGTGCTGGGGGCGCTTCGCAAGCTCAACACCGACGGAACCGTGCGGATCTCCAGGGCGGTCGGCCTTGAGGGGAAGGTCTACCTCCGCATCCCCGGAGAGGGGGAAGGCGAGGGGAAGATCGCGCTGCCGATCCAGGGCCGGATCGTCGAGATGCTGGCCCGCACCCCCGGCCCCGGCCTTCGCGCCGGCGACCCGGTCGTCGTCAGTCGGATCATCGACGAGGACAGGCACATCGTCGAGGTCGTCATACCTCGGCGCTACACGGCCAAGCCGGCCTCGTTCGCCGAGTAATCGAAACCACCGCTGGAGGGCCTCCACATGATGTCTCCGTCCATCCCGATGCTGCTAGCCCAGGGGGTCTCGATCCCGGCGGAAGGGTTCTGGCCCGTGGTCGGCGCCGCGTTGTTCGCCGTGGCGACCTTCGGCGTCCTGACCACCGCCCTGCGATGCTACAAACGGTGCCCGTCGAACAGGGTCCTGGTGAAGTGGGGCGTGGGGACCGGGGCCAGGTCGGCGACCTGCGTCCACGGCGGCGGGACGATCGTCTTCCCCGTCTTCCAGGACTACGACTACCTCTCGCTGGAGCCGATCCAGATCGAGATCCCGCTTCGCGGGGCGCTCTCGTTCGAGAACATCCGGGTGAACGTGCCGAGCGTCTTCACCGTGGCGATCGGCACCGATCCCGAGGTCATGCAGAACGCGGCGATCCGGCTGCTGAACCTGACCCGCGATCAGGTGAGCACGCAGGCGTCCGACCTCATCTTCGGCCAGCTCCGCCAGGTGATCGCGTCGATGGCGATCGACGAGATCAACCGCGACCGCGAGAAGTTCCTGGAGAACATCCAGAACTCGATGGAGCACGAGCTTCGCAAGATCGGCCTGGTGCTGATCAACGTCAACATCACCGACCTGACCGACGACTCGGGCTACATCGAGGCGATCGGCCGCAAGGCCGCCAGCACCGCCATCAACCAGGCCGAGATCGACGTCGCCGAGCAGCAGAAGTACGGCTCGATCGGCGTCGCCAAGGCGAGGCAGCTCCAGGCCGTCGAGGTCGCCGACGCCGACAAGCTCCGCGAGATCGGCACCAAGGCGGCCGAGCGCGAGCGGGCCGTCCGGATCGCCGAGCTGCTGAAGGAGGAGAAGATCGGCGTCGACACGGCGGCCTTCGAGCAGCAGGCCAGCGTCAAGCTCGCCGAGCGCGCGATGCGGATCAAGCTGGCCGAGGCGGACGCGGAGGCGATCGGCGGCGAGAACGAGTCGAAGGCCAAGGTCGCCGCGTCGAACGCCGACCTCGCCGTCAGGCAGTCCGAGTCCTTCCAGATCGGCGAGACCAAGAAGCGCGAGGCCGAGGCGGCCGTCGAGGAAGCCGCGTACCGCGCCCAGACCAAGGCCGCGCTCGCCCAGGCCGACAAGGTCGAGGCCGAGCAGCGGGCCCAGCTGGAGGCGGTGGCCAAGGCTCGCAAGGCCCAGACGATCGTCGAGGCGGAGGCCGTCGCCGAGCGCCGGCGGATCGAGGCCGAGGGCGAAGCCAAGGCCGTGTTCGCCAAGCTCGAAGCCGAGGCCCGCGGCAATTACGAGATCCTCGCCAGGAAGGCCGAAGGGCTCCGGGAGATCGTCTCCGCGTGCGGAGGGGCGCAGGACGCCTTTCAGCTCCTCATGCTCGAGCACATCGAGACGCTCTCCACGACCGCGGCGCAGGCGATCTCGAACATCAAGTTCGACAAGGTCATCGTCTGGGAGAACGGCGGCGGCGACGGGAAAGGCGCCACCGCCAACTTCCTCCAGAACATGGCGAAGACCCTGCCGCCCGTCCTCCAGATCATGGAGAACATCGGAGGGGTCAAGATGCCCGAATACTTCGGCAAGCTGGTCGAAGGCGCCGGCGCCGAGGCCGCGAGGGCCCACTCCCCCGCCTCGCCGGCCACGGCGTCGAACGGCGACGGAGTCGGCCGCTGAGGAACCGCCCCGGCAGGTCATGTCCCCGGACCTGCCGGGGACGGTCCGTCAGGTGCCCGCGAGGAGCCAGAGGTCGGCGAAGAGGCGGCCGGTTTCGCCCGGGGAGTCGTCCGGGCGGACGAGGAAGAAGCCCCGGCAGCGGTCGGCGCCGGGCTTCGGCTCGTTGCAGTAGAGCTTCCACTGGATGACGTGGGTGGCGTCGAGGGCGATCTCGCCGAGCATCACGGCGCCGGGGCCGAACAGGGGTCCGGTCCGCGCGTGGCGTCGGATTTCCAGGATGGCCGAGGCCAGCCGCTCGGGCGTCCCGAGGGCGTCGTAGCAGGAGTACGACGCCAGGTCGACGGTCACCTGAGGGAGGACGTCGCGCGTGACCGTCGGCATCCCCTTCGCGCCGTCGAACACCCGGTCGACCTCGACGGCGTGGGCCACGCGGCGGCGCGCCCCGGAAGCGTGCTCGGCGCGGGCCCGCTCGACGCCCCGCTGTCGGGCCGCCTCCCCGCGCCGAGGCTCTCGCCCGGGTCGTTCCCGCATCGCGAGACGCTCCGGTTCGTGCTGGTTCGCGGCCTCGCCGGGATCTATTTTCCCGAGCTTGCGTTTTGGGGAGTTTCGATTCGGCGGCCGGCGCACCATAATTGTAGATTGAGGGGGAGTGGCGCCGGTCGGGGAAGGCGGCGGGGACCGATCGGTCGAAGGCTCTTGGCTTCCGGGGGAGTCTCGCAAGATGGAACGTCGATTCTCGGCACCCTCCTCAGACGACCAGCCGTCGACCGAAAGTTCGGGCGTCGTCCGAGGGGCGACGATCGACCGGCGGACGGCCGAGCCGGTCCCCATCCCGTCCGACATGCAGAAGACCCTGGAGGTCGATTCGACCGAGCTGCCGTCCGCCGCCGAGCCGGTCGCGGCCCCGGCCCCCACCCCAACCGCCGAGCCCCGTCGGCCGAAGTTGCAGCCGAAGCGAAAGCGGCGGATCCGGCTGAAGCACATCCTGCCGGCCTGGAGCGTCTCCCTGATCGTCCACGTGATGATCTTCACGGCCCTGGGCGCGGCGACCTTCCAGGGGGCGGGCGAGATCCGGCCGATCGACTTCGATTCGGCCCTGGGAGGGGCCGACCGCCCCATCGAGGAACTGCCGCTCCTGGACGATCCGACCGACGACCGCCCCGACCGCATCCGGGACCAGATCGAGATCGTCCCCGGCCCGGCGACCGAGCCCCTCGCCGCCGACCAACGGCCCGACATCGGCAGCGTCCTCACCGGCGCCGGGGCGACCTCGGACACGCCCACCGTCCGGGCCTCGGGGCCGGCGAGGGGGGGGGCCGAGGGCCGCTTCCTGGCGCTCGAAGGGGTGAAGGGACGCGACCTCTCCTCCTTCAGCAACGTCCCCGCCGCGCTCGGGCTCGATCTCGCGGTCACCGGCCGTCCCGGCGGCGACCCCATATTCAACGTCTCGGAGATCGGCGAGGCGATGAATCAGCTCACCCGCGAGATCCTCCGCCACCTCCAGGACCACAAGCTCACCGTCGTCTGGCTGTTCGACGAATCGGCCAGCATGCGCGACGACCAGCGCGTCATCCTCGACAAGTTCGATCGCGTCACCACCGAGCTGGCCAAGGTCGTCGACTCGGATCCGAAGGCCTTCGGCGCGATCAACCACGCGATCCTCGGCTTCGGCAAGGGCCTGGACGTCATCCTGGAGAAGCCCTCGTCCGACCTCGAGGAGATCCGCCGGGCCATGAAGAAGCTCCCCGTGGACTCCTCGGGCGAGGAGATCACCATGAAGGCGGTCAGCGCCGCGGTGTCCAAATACTCCGGCCTCGTCTCGAAGGAACGCCGGCTCATCCTCGTGCTGGTCACCGACGAGTCGGGCGACGACGGCGAACTCGTCGAGCAGGCGCTCGAGGACCTTCGCAAGACCCGGACGGCCCTCTTCGTGATGGGCCGGTCGGCGATCTTCGGCTATCCGATCGCCCACCATCGCTACGTGGACCCCATCACCAAGGACGTCTATCGCCCGGCGATCCGTCGCGGCCCGGAGTCGGCCGACGTCGAGTCCTTCCAGTGGGACGGCCTCTACGGCCGCTGGGACGAGCAGCCCTCCGGCTTCGCCCCGTGGGAGCTGGCCCGGCTCACCAAGGAGTCGGGGGGGATCTACTTCATCCTCCCCTCCGAGGAGTTCCTGCGCGGAAGCCAGCGCGAGAAGACCTACTCCATCGCGGCCCTCAAGGAGTTCGTGCCCGAGTACGCCAGCCGCGAAGCCTACGTCCAGCGCCGGGCCGAGTCGGACCTCCGCCGCATCCTCTCCGGCCTCGTCGCCGAGACCCGCGAACTCCGCTACCGCCGCGAGTTCCCCATCGAGGCCCAGGGCCAGGCCTCCGCCGCCCTGGCGGAAATCCCCCAGGTGAGCGAACGGTTGACCGCCCTGGTCGACGTCCAGAAGCGGCTGGAGGCCCTCAAGAAGTACCGCGAGCGGGAGCCCGAGCGGCGCTGGCGGGCCCACTACGACCTGATGCTCGCCCAGACGGTCGTCTTCCAGATCAAGGCTTACGAATATCGCGCCCTGATGCAGCGGCTCGTCCGGGATCCCCAGAAGCCGACCAAGCAGCCGA includes:
- a CDS encoding VWA domain-containing protein, which produces MFDKVRDILASWTARAGVPSSGRPARSLTAGLVSLSIHALVLVSLAFAGHHVEQSASTGFTSEVVDAPLRGLDPLTTDSTLQDLDQGEDEPVMEASGSFAPILAARNTAAPASAGPSPSLVDDALAMDFGRRDVERVIDAIAPTATTLGESFAIEGDGAEHVEGVEGAVDRVAMEVLRRLERGRTLVVWAFDASRSLEAERKRLSKHIETIYGHIAQLDQDRLSADGGLLSAVVAFGQSRKAMTPKPTDEVVAIRQAIEAIPADDSGIESTFGTVAGIVDKYGKFQSPDGEDYRLMVIVVTDEVGDDQDRLESTIEAARKREVPIYVLGSQALFGRSDRRMDYYDPRTKFLHKDLKVDAGPESAMIEQIRLPFWYGGPQYDELESGFGPYALSRLASATGGIYFVSRLDGARMGFDASLMKEYRPDWVPRRQYEAEIARSPLRQAVVNASLITQQNLPGMPTLQFPSMDAPEFKDVLQNNQVVAERTAYTVDEALAPVTAAAKRRDRETSRRWQAHYDLIRGRLLAMKVRCYEYNWACARLVKDPPRFQDPKSNAWRLVPDAEIRYSDKAAAAGKEAEALLKRVVDEHPNTPWALLADRELKNPLGFKWVEAYVPPPPPPGDDSAAPRRKMRAMPEAKPPEPPKL
- a CDS encoding flotillin family protein translates to MMSPSIPMLLAQGVSIPAEGFWPVVGAALFAVATFGVLTTALRCYKRCPSNRVLVKWGVGTGARSATCVHGGGTIVFPVFQDYDYLSLEPIQIEIPLRGALSFENIRVNVPSVFTVAIGTDPEVMQNAAIRLLNLTRDQVSTQASDLIFGQLRQVIASMAIDEINRDREKFLENIQNSMEHELRKIGLVLINVNITDLTDDSGYIEAIGRKAASTAINQAEIDVAEQQKYGSIGVAKARQLQAVEVADADKLREIGTKAAERERAVRIAELLKEEKIGVDTAAFEQQASVKLAERAMRIKLAEADAEAIGGENESKAKVAASNADLAVRQSESFQIGETKKREAEAAVEEAAYRAQTKAALAQADKVEAEQRAQLEAVAKARKAQTIVEAEAVAERRRIEAEGEAKAVFAKLEAEARGNYEILARKAEGLREIVSACGGAQDAFQLLMLEHIETLSTTAAQAISNIKFDKVIVWENGGGDGKGATANFLQNMAKTLPPVLQIMENIGGVKMPEYFGKLVEGAGAEAARAHSPASPATASNGDGVGR
- a CDS encoding vWA domain-containing protein is translated as MERRFSAPSSDDQPSTESSGVVRGATIDRRTAEPVPIPSDMQKTLEVDSTELPSAAEPVAAPAPTPTAEPRRPKLQPKRKRRIRLKHILPAWSVSLIVHVMIFTALGAATFQGAGEIRPIDFDSALGGADRPIEELPLLDDPTDDRPDRIRDQIEIVPGPATEPLAADQRPDIGSVLTGAGATSDTPTVRASGPARGGAEGRFLALEGVKGRDLSSFSNVPAALGLDLAVTGRPGGDPIFNVSEIGEAMNQLTREILRHLQDHKLTVVWLFDESASMRDDQRVILDKFDRVTTELAKVVDSDPKAFGAINHAILGFGKGLDVILEKPSSDLEEIRRAMKKLPVDSSGEEITMKAVSAAVSKYSGLVSKERRLILVLVTDESGDDGELVEQALEDLRKTRTALFVMGRSAIFGYPIAHHRYVDPITKDVYRPAIRRGPESADVESFQWDGLYGRWDEQPSGFAPWELARLTKESGGIYFILPSEEFLRGSQREKTYSIAALKEFVPEYASREAYVQRRAESDLRRILSGLVAETRELRYRREFPIEAQGQASAALAEIPQVSERLTALVDVQKRLEALKKYREREPERRWRAHYDLMLAQTVVFQIKAYEYRALMQRLVRDPQKPTKQPTPDVSIDFVVDHSSKPLAPEAETAKKYVEARRLLDDVVAAYPNTPWADLAKDTLARGFSVILNQWEHSPKYNERSQYVPKY